The following proteins are encoded in a genomic region of Bacillus sp. FJAT-22090:
- a CDS encoding ABC transporter substrate-binding protein, with translation MDKNLLKLWHSVSSGPIKQEELADVLQLSTKQTTRNIQKWSKEGWLTYTSGRGRGKVSNLQWLKDVESIFEEHAMKIIDEEAVDISSKYLLFEWSLESKLRLMNKFRSNFGYVQNTNDKLVVPRKFPFLTKHPLEAADVHSANIVATIYNRLVFVDEEGIVYPELAHSWDIGETKLRIYLKKDIKFHDGSILTAEDVTDCLERIRKHDCYKDLWEPVQKIVVAAPLVVDIHFPRGCSYCLQMLGTMNASIYKEIKGNVIGTGCFYLEENNDYKTKLVAFKEFYGERPLLDIIEFVQLPVGFEIVYRSSTENQPTFQVESDSGFGLVVMNVNRNSAIQRKEVRDYLHFIIAKYRHTIGKVDQRILPNPHGCLIGHSKKYMLSEVERPSFSESLIIKLVNYTENTTNWLKTIFEREGVPVHIKWVSFKDTIANNVKNEEVDLFIHGEVFEMNQNFSFFYFLRNGFSPLASVLKENNKWMDYLEEYINTPFEDWTSLNLKVEKALIDESIFVPLYYAKRQIPFSADLMNINIKHFGYVDFSKLWVRPTCN, from the coding sequence ATGGATAAGAATTTATTAAAGCTTTGGCATTCAGTGTCTTCAGGACCAATAAAACAAGAAGAATTAGCAGATGTCCTCCAATTAAGCACAAAACAAACCACACGTAATATACAGAAATGGTCTAAAGAAGGCTGGCTCACTTATACTTCTGGACGTGGACGTGGCAAGGTATCTAACCTACAATGGCTAAAAGATGTGGAAAGTATTTTTGAAGAACATGCTATGAAGATCATTGATGAGGAAGCCGTTGATATAAGTAGCAAATATTTGTTATTCGAATGGTCATTGGAAAGTAAACTGCGGTTAATGAATAAATTTCGGTCAAATTTCGGTTATGTTCAAAATACAAATGACAAACTTGTCGTCCCAAGAAAATTTCCATTTTTAACAAAGCATCCTCTTGAAGCTGCTGATGTACATAGCGCAAATATTGTCGCAACGATTTATAACCGATTAGTTTTTGTGGATGAAGAAGGAATTGTATACCCGGAACTAGCTCACAGCTGGGACATAGGTGAAACTAAGCTTCGAATATATTTAAAAAAAGATATTAAATTCCATGATGGTTCCATATTAACTGCAGAAGATGTTACAGACTGTTTGGAAAGGATACGAAAGCATGATTGTTATAAAGATTTGTGGGAGCCAGTACAAAAAATTGTTGTAGCTGCTCCATTAGTTGTAGATATACATTTTCCGAGAGGTTGCAGCTATTGTTTACAAATGCTCGGTACAATGAATGCTAGTATTTATAAAGAAATCAAAGGAAACGTAATAGGGACTGGTTGCTTTTATCTCGAGGAGAACAATGATTACAAAACAAAATTAGTCGCGTTTAAAGAGTTTTACGGAGAAAGACCTTTATTAGACATAATTGAGTTTGTCCAATTACCAGTCGGATTTGAGATAGTGTATCGTTCTTCAACAGAAAATCAGCCTACATTTCAAGTGGAAAGTGATTCTGGCTTTGGATTGGTTGTCATGAATGTAAACCGTAACTCTGCTATTCAAAGAAAAGAAGTACGTGATTATTTACATTTTATAATCGCAAAGTATAGACATACAATTGGTAAGGTGGATCAGAGAATTCTACCTAATCCTCATGGCTGCCTTATTGGTCATAGTAAGAAATACATGTTGTCAGAAGTGGAACGCCCATCATTTTCAGAATCACTTATAATAAAGTTAGTAAATTACACGGAAAATACTACTAATTGGTTGAAAACTATATTTGAAAGAGAAGGAGTTCCAGTTCATATAAAATGGGTCTCTTTTAAAGATACGATAGCAAATAATGTGAAGAACGAAGAAGTAGATCTCTTTATTCATGGTGAAGTTTTTGAAATGAATCAAAACTTTTCATTCTTTTATTTCTTAAGAAATGGTTTTTCTCCATTAGCATCTGTTTTGAAAGAAAATAATAAATGGATGGACTATTTAGAGGAATACATAAACACTCCATTTGAAGATTGGACATCATTAAATTTAAAGGTAGAGAAAGCATTGATTGACGAATCTATTTTTGTTCCACTTTATTATGCGAAACGTCAAATTCCTTTCTCCGCAGATTTAATGAATATTAATATAAAACATTTTGGGTATGTAGACTTTTCAAAGCTTTGGGTTAGACCTACTTGTAATTAA
- a CDS encoding MDR family MFS transporter, whose amino-acid sequence MGWKNYPQNIKVRLITSFFNRAVSSAVMPFMALFFAQEMNKVWAGLFLVFTVIISFFVNLIGGYISDRFPRKRVLVLTSSISAFLFLLMTISLYPRDNIISIFAFAYTLYIVTSSLGRPAMHAIIIDSTTPENRKEVYALDYWLVNLSMAIGAALGGLLYLHHQIELFVLLTITSTILPIAYQIWLIDEHTIRREKQHQNVFLDLIQNYKVAFQDRPFVKVVIGSMFIFAAEFSLNSYIGVRLAETFESVHIGNFEIAGVRMLSILNIENMLLVVCFTFLINKLTDKFSNKNVLLIGLIIYGIGYVTVTSANTFYVLILFNLIATMGELIYSPVRNAEQANMIPSDKRGSYSAFTNFSFSGADLIARSTIIIGAFLIPTMMSVYIGILIMFGTLLVYAGLFMRKT is encoded by the coding sequence ATGGGTTGGAAGAACTATCCGCAAAATATTAAGGTTCGTCTCATTACTTCATTTTTTAATCGCGCGGTATCCTCCGCAGTAATGCCTTTTATGGCACTATTTTTTGCACAAGAAATGAATAAGGTATGGGCAGGACTCTTTCTAGTTTTTACTGTAATCATTAGTTTTTTTGTGAATCTTATCGGGGGCTATATTTCGGATCGTTTTCCACGAAAAAGAGTATTAGTACTAACTTCATCTATTAGTGCATTCCTTTTTTTGTTGATGACAATTAGTTTATATCCTAGAGACAACATCATTTCGATTTTTGCCTTTGCTTACACATTATACATAGTGACAAGTAGCCTTGGACGTCCAGCGATGCACGCGATAATTATCGATTCGACCACTCCTGAAAACAGAAAAGAGGTGTATGCACTCGATTACTGGCTCGTAAATTTATCAATGGCTATAGGTGCTGCATTAGGCGGTTTGTTATATTTGCATCATCAAATAGAATTATTTGTATTGCTAACGATTACTTCAACGATATTACCAATTGCTTATCAAATTTGGTTAATTGATGAGCATACCATTAGAAGAGAAAAGCAACATCAAAATGTGTTTTTGGATTTAATTCAAAACTACAAAGTTGCTTTTCAAGACAGACCCTTTGTGAAAGTAGTTATAGGATCCATGTTCATTTTTGCAGCGGAGTTTTCGTTAAACAGTTATATAGGTGTTCGATTAGCAGAGACGTTTGAATCTGTACATATAGGAAACTTTGAGATTGCTGGTGTTCGAATGTTAAGCATACTTAATATTGAGAATATGCTTCTTGTCGTATGTTTTACGTTTCTAATCAATAAACTAACGGATAAATTTAGTAATAAAAACGTTTTATTGATTGGCTTGATCATATATGGTATCGGTTATGTAACAGTTACTTCAGCTAATACTTTTTATGTGCTAATCTTGTTTAATTTGATAGCAACTATGGGAGAATTAATCTATTCTCCAGTTAGAAACGCTGAGCAAGCGAATATGATTCCATCAGACAAAAGAGGTTCTTATTCTGCGTTCACGAACTTTTCTTTTAGCGGTGCAGATCTGATTGCCCGTTCCACAATAATCATAGGGGCGTTTTTAATACCTACCATGATGTCTGTATATATTGGCATTTTAATTATGTTTGGAACTCTGTTAGTATACGCAGGATTATTTATGAGAAAAACTTAA